The following are encoded in a window of Rosa chinensis cultivar Old Blush chromosome 4, RchiOBHm-V2, whole genome shotgun sequence genomic DNA:
- the LOC121052464 gene encoding transcriptional regulator SUPERMAN-like: MQRNTGFCKSLVKDHITTMTRATDGDSNNKKMKNIEDDEDYMNVYPWPPRSYTCSFCKREFKSAQALGGHMNVHRKDRARLRSSPPTDFIGQYTHSTILNLNLKPNPNPNFASSPPPSSSPFSSVSTRQLPPLTTSSRSVPSWISQPSHPPSTFPSPFDTCHSENMKWAVGGTLSTPLKLKTLDLSTQMKINTESQEDRCMKLDLEIGVLGGNSKDDIDLELRLGYS, translated from the coding sequence ATGCAGAGGAACACTGGCTTCTGCAAAAGCTTGGTGAAAGACCACATTACTACCATGACTAGGGCCACTGATGGAGATTCCAAcaacaagaagatgaagaatattgaagatgatgaagactATATGAATGTGTATCCATGGCCTCCGAGGTCTTACACGTGTAGCTTCTGCAAGAGAGAATTCAAATCTGCTCAAGCTCTGGGTGGCCATATGAATGTTCACAGGAAAGACCGAGCCAGGCTCAGAAGCTCACCCCCAACCGATTTTATTGGTCAGtacactcacagtactatactTAATCTCAACCTCAaacctaaccctaaccctaatttcgcatcctcaccaccaccatcatcatctcCCTTCTCTTCTGTTTCAACTCGGCAGCTCCCACCGTTAACTACTAGCTCTCGCTCTGTACCTTCTTGGATATCACAACCTTCTCATCCCCCTAGTACATTTCCATCACCATTTGATACTTGCCATAGTGAAAACATGAAATGGGCTGTGGGTGGTACCCTTTCCACTCCTTTAAAACTCAAAACTTTGGATTTAAGTACTCAAATGAAGATTAATACAGAGTCTCAAGAAGATCGATGCATGAAATTGGACTTGGAAATTGGTGTTCTTGGCGGTAACTCAAAGGATGACATCGATTTGGAGCTTCGATTAGGCTACTCCTAG
- the LOC112201065 gene encoding transcriptional regulator TAC1 gives MESWTVPLSPETSSDEERERDDNSGSAKRSYECTFCKRGFTNAQALGGHMNIHRKDRAKAKQLSNQYRSNEDCISMSASQFSAPVYTQPASGYYPVLAHHEHHVQRNYHQMYYQPSESSARYYGSLDDDSMSSQSSMSHHVNQELWGANLSLRFSPTGRMEDDDFRMGVRNHEEVDLELRLGHGGF, from the coding sequence ATGGAATCATGGACAGTACCCCTCAGCCCAGAGACATCAAgtgatgaagagagagagagagatgataaTTCTGGCTCTGCAAAACGAAGCTACGAGTGCACATTCTGCAAGCGAGGCTTCACCAACGCTCAAGCCTTGGGAGGACACATGAACATTCACCGCAAGGATAGAGCAAAGGCCAAGCAACTCTCGAACCAGTACCGCTCCAACGAGGACTGCATATCTATGTCTGCTTCTCAGTTCAGTGCACCAGTTTACACTCAACCAGCTTCTGGGTACTACCCGGTTTTGGCTCATCATGAGCATCATGTGCAAAGGAACTATCATCAGATGTATTATCAGCCATCCGAGTCTAGTGCTAGGTATTATGGTTCCCTGGATGATGATTCAATGTCATCACAGTCTTCTATGAGTCATCATGTGAACCAAGAACTCTGGGGTGCCAATTTGAGCTTGAGGTTCAGCCCAACTGGGCGAATGGAGGATGATGATTTCAGAATGGGTGTGAGGAATCATGAAGAAGTTGATTTGGAGCTTCGTCTAGGCCATGGAGGATTTTAG
- the LOC112200593 gene encoding uncharacterized protein LOC112200593, translated as MLTVVNPNEEVVHFMDPLKRRLDTGEWKSIVNNSIKIYNAHKNRKRRKVIQWKNLAGIPEQKNDKTCGYFIMRYMKEIVEDKNLDFSVKWGTRSNLVYTDKDIDEIRAEWAKHVLKFPEN; from the exons ATGTTGACGGTTGTGAACCCAAATGAAGAAGTCGTGCACTTCATGGATCCACTTAAAAGGCGACTCGATACTGGGGAATGGAAATCTATTGTCAACAA ctccattaaaatctataatGCTCACAAGAATCGGAAACGAAGGAAAGTAATTCAATGGAAGAATCTTGCT GGTATTCCGGAGCAAAAAAATGACAAGACTTGTGGATATTTCATTATGCGTTACATGAAAGAAATTGTGGAGGACAAGAACTTGGATTTTAGTGTTAAG TGGGGAACGAGGTCAAATTTGGTTTACACAGACAAGGATATTGATGAGATCCGAGCGGAATGGGCTAAGCATGTTTTGAAGTTCCCAGAAAATTAA
- the LOC121048924 gene encoding zinc finger BED domain-containing protein RICESLEEPER 2-like, protein MARGKKIVARPRPTASGLEDSSTGTSPSYPRAGEAQQQLFQQIEAQAQAEEGASQPEATAAEEGASQPEAPPSVSECPSTASGIKRSFVWEHFIEYDKIEVQKDAEGNDIEIVHKRAYCKYCPRGKVGDFAVDSSKNGTSGMIRHINQNCRYYPPNVDKSQKNLAGDKSKGNRLTTVAYNQDDYLEACVEMIVIDELPFSFVEKKGFNRFCDKVCPLFDVPSRRKLCRTFLGKYDSSKKELKKILKQYRLSLTTDTWTSVQNVNYMVLTAHFIDIDWKMHKRVISFCVIQNHQGPTIGKLIESCLEQWGIEKVMCITVDNASANKSALEWLVSKMNRSSCYQQILNGRYMHMRCAAHITNLIVGHGLKRLQKSVFAIRNAVKFVRSSPNRLDTFKKAVERQKIPCRGLVCLDVPTRWNSTYLMLEAGLKFKKAFTLMLADEDSSFAAYFKEPEEEYDDDGNVVPSRNKRNRVGLPEDEDWDKAEVFVDFLRVFYDVTLRVSASLHPTVHTTFHDVITMEKNIESMFVLPGFATGTETEQVLMDMAGNMRSRWLKYYGSFHEINHMVIIGLVLDARFKLKNVTHIFTSEGLGDDKVQRRTLEIRNLLMALYDQVFNLFVL, encoded by the coding sequence ATGGCTAGAGGGAAGAAGATAGTGGCTCGACCTCGACCAACAGCTTCTGGTCTTGAGGATTCTTCCACAGGAACATCACCATCTTATCCTCGAGCTGGTGAAGCACAACAACAATTATTTCAGCAGATTGAAGCTCAAGCTCAAGCTGAAGAAGGTGCAAGTCAACCTGAAGCTACTGCAGCTGAAGAAGGTGCAAGTCAACCTGAAGCTCCTCCATCTGTAAGTGAGTGTCCTTCTACTGCATCTGGTATCAAACGTAGTTTTGTTTGGGAGCATTTTATTGAATATGATAAGATTGAGGTTCAGAAAGATGCTGAGGGAAATGATATTGAGATTGTTCATAAACGAGCTTATTGCAAATATTGCCCTAGGGGAAAGGTAGGAGATTTTGCTGTGGATAGTTCTAAGAATGGTACTTCTGGTATGATTAGGCATATCAACCAAAATTGTAGATATTATCCACCTAATGTGGATAAATCTCAGAAAAATCTTGCTGGTGATAAATCAAAGGGAAATAGATTGACCACAGTAGCTTATAACCAGGATGATTATCTAGAAGCTTGTGTAGAGATGATTGTGATTGATGAACTGCCTTTTAGTTTTGTGGAAAAGAAAGGGTTTAACAGATTTTGCGACAAAGTCTGTCCTCTATTTGATGTTCCCTCTAGAAGGAAACTATGCAGAACCTTTCTAGGTAAGTATGACAGTTCAAAGAAGGAATTGAAGAAGATTTTGAAGCAGTATAGGTTGAGCCTCACCACTGACACTTGGACAAGTGTTCAAAATGTCAATTATATGGTGCTTACTGCCCATTTCATTGACATTGATTGGAAAATGCATAAGAGGGTCATTAGTTTCTGTGTGATTCAAAATCACCAAGGGCCTACTATAGGAAAGCTTATAGAATCATGCCTTGAGCAGTGGGGGATTGAGAAGGTGATGTGCATTACAGTTGACAATGCATCTGCAAACAAGTCTGCTTTAGAGTGGCTTGTTTCTAAGATGAACAGGTCTTCATGTTACCAGCAAATATTGAATGGTAGATATATGCATATGAGATGCGCTGCTCACATCACTAATTTGATAGTGGGGCATGGGTTAAAGAGGTTGCAGAAGTCTGTGTTCGCAATTAGGAATGCTGTGAAGTTTGTGAGATCTTCTCCAAACAGGTTGGATACTTTTAAGAAGGCTGTGGAGAGACAGAAAATTCCATGTAGGGGACTGGTGTGTTTGGATGTCCCAACTAGGTGGAACAGCACCTACCTCATGCTAGAAGCTGGTTTGAAATTCAAGAAGGCTTTTACTTTGATGTTGGCGGATGAGGATAGCAGCTTTGCAGCTTACTTTAAAGAACCAGAGGaagaatatgatgatgatgggAATGTAGTACCAAGCAGGAATAAGAGGAATAGAGTTGGACTACCAGAAGATGAAGATTGGGATAAGGCAGAAGTGtttgtggatttcttgaggGTGTTCTATGATGTCACATTGAGGGTTAGTGCTTCATTGCACCCTACTGTGCACACAACTTTCCATGATGTGATTACCAtggaaaaaaatatagaaagcatgtttgttcTACCTGGGTTTGCAACTGGAACAGAAACTGAGCAAGTGTTGATGGACATGGCAGGAAATATGAGATCCAGATGGTTAAAGTATTATGGATCATTTCATGAAATTAACCACATGGTGATCATTGGCCTAGTATTGGATGCAAGGTTCAAGTTGAAGAATGTGACTCACATCTTCACTTCTGAGGGTTTAGGTGATGATAAGGTGCAAAGAAGAACATTGGAGATTAGAAACCTTCTTATGGCTCTCTATGATCAGGTATTTAACTTGTTTGTTCTATAA